The following coding sequences are from one Ovis canadensis isolate MfBH-ARS-UI-01 breed Bighorn chromosome 7, ARS-UI_OviCan_v2, whole genome shotgun sequence window:
- the LOC138444397 gene encoding glycine cleavage system H protein, mitochondrial: MALRAVRSVRAAVGSLRAISAPSAPCSLRPWGLRAGAVRALRTGPALLSVRKFTEKHEWVTTENGVGTVGISNFAQEALGDVVYCSLPEVGTKLNKQEEFGALESVKAASELYSPLSGEVTEINKALAENPGLVNKSCYEDGWLIKMTFSNPSELDELMSEEAYEKYIKSIEE, from the coding sequence ATGGCGCTGCGCGCGGTGCGGAGCGTGCGGGCCGCGGTCGGCAGCCTGCGCGCCATCTCGGCACCCAGCGCGCCCTGCTCGCTGCGGCCCTGGGGACTGCGAGCGGGTGCCGTCCGGGCGCTGCGCACCGGCCCTGCTCTGCTGTCGGTGCGGAAATTCACAGAAAAACACGAATGGGTAACAACAGAAAATGGTGTTGGAACAGTGGGAATCAGCAATTTTGCACAGGAAGCTTTGGGAGATGTTGTTTACTGTAGTCTGCCTGAAGTTGGGACAAAGTTGAACAAACAAGAGGAGTTTGGTGCTTTGGAAAGTGTGAAAGCTGCTAGTGAACTCTATTCTCCTCTATCAGGAGAAGTAACTGAAATTAATAAAGCTCTagcagaaaatccaggacttgTCAACAAGTCGTGTTATGAAGATGGTTGGCTGATCAAGATGACATTCAGTAACCCTTCAGAACTAGATGAACTAATGAGTGAAGAAGCATATGAGAAATACATAAAATCTATTGAGGAGTGA